The genomic segment CGGCGCCGAGCGGATCGGCGGCGGCGACTTCTCCCAACGCATCTCGATCAAGTCCGGCGACGAGCTCGAAGGCCTCGCCGATCAGTTCAACGAGATGGGCGCGCGCCTGCAGGAATCCTATGCCGACTTGGAAAGGAAGGTCGAGCAGCGCACGGCGGAATTGAGCGAATCGCTGCAACAGCAGACCGCAACTTCCGAAGTGCTCCAGGTTATCTCCATTTCCCCCGGACAATTGGGGCCGGTATTTCGCATCATGTTGGAGAACGCCACTCGCATCTGCCAGGCTGAGTTCGGGTCTCTTTATCTGCGGGAGGGAGACACGTTCCGCGCCATCGCGATGCACGGTGTTCCGGCCGAGCTGAAGGACGAAATCTACCAGAAGCCGACACGGCCGGCTCCGAACACCGTCATCGGCCGCATCGTTCGGACCAGGGAAACCGTGCATGTTGTCGATACGAGGACGGAGCCGGACTTCTTCGAAACACCTCAAGGATATGACGGACCAATACTGGCGCTACGCGCCGGGGCGCGGACACTGGTTGGTGTTCCCATGCTCAAGGACGGCGACCTGATCGGCGCGCTTCTGATCTACCGTCAGCGGCCTCTTGCCTTCTCCAGCAAGCAAATCGAGTTGGTGACGAATTTTGCGGCGCAGGCTGTGATCGCGATGGAAAATGCGCGCCTGCTCAACGAATTGAGGGACCGCACGGATGAGCTGTCGCGCTCACTCGAGGACCTGCGCGCCGCTCAGGACCGTCTGATTCAGACCGAGAAGCTCGCCTCGCTCGGCCAGCTCACCGCCGGCATTGCCCATGAGATCAAGAACCCGCTTAATTTCGTCAATAATTTCTCCGCGGTCTCGACCGAGCTGATCGACGAGCTCAACGAGACCCTGCAATCCGCCGCGCTCGACGGCACGACGAAGCAGGAGGTTGACGAGCTGACCGGCATGCTCAGGGCAAACCTCGAGAAGGTGGTGCAGCACGGCAAGCGCGCCGATTCCATCGTCAGGAACATGCTGCTGCATTCGCGTCAGGGTTCCGGCGAACATCGCGCCGTCGACATCAATGCGGTGGTGGAGGAGAGTCTCAATCTCGCCTATCACGGCGCGCGCGCCGAAAGGCCTGCCTTCAACGTCACGCTCCAGCGCGATTTCGACCCGGCTGCCGGCATGATCGACATCTATCCCCAGGAGATCACGCGCGTCTTTCTCAACCTGATCTCGAACGGCTTCTATGCCGCGAACAAGCGCAAGGAGAGCGACGGCGAGGCATTCGAGCCCACCTTGCGCGCGGCAACGAAGAATCTCGGCGACAGGGTCGAGATCCGGATCCGCGACAACGGCATGGGGATTCCGCCTGAGGTGAAGGAGAAGATGTTCAATCCTTTCTTCACCACCAAGCCGGCCGGCGAAGGCACGGGCCTAGGCCTTTCAATGAGCCACGACATCGTGGTGAAACAACACGGCGGCACGATCGACGTGAACACCACGCAAGGTGTATTCACCGAATTCATCATCACGCTGCCGCGGACGATGGCAGCGGCCGACACTTCCGGAGGAAAGTCTTGAACGTTTACATCCTGGTCGTCGATGACGAGCCCGACGTCGAGGCATTGTTTCGGCAGCAGTTCCGGCGCGACCTGCGCGCTGGCCGCTTCCAGATGGAGTTTGCGCTCTCGGCCCCCGAGGCGCTCGAGCGCGCTGCCGAAGTTCGTGATCCCTCGCTGATCCTGATCCTGTCCGACATCAACATGCCCGGCATGAGCGGGCTCGACATGCTGCCGAAAGTGCGTGCCGCGCATCCGGACGTTCCCGTCATCATGATCACGGCCTATGGCGATGCCGAGACGCGCCGCAAGGCGATCGAGCGGGGCGCCGTCGGGCTCCTCACCAAGCCGATCGACTTTGCGCTGCTGCGGCAGGAGATCGATACGAGGCTCGAGCAAGCCGCATGACTGCGACCATCCTCTTCGTCGACGACGAGCCGGACCTCGAGGCGTTGATCCTGCAGAAATTCCGCAGGCAGATCCGCGATGGGCAGCTCGCGCTCATCTTCGCGCGCGACGGCCTGGAAGCGCTGGAATCGCTGGAGCAGAATCCGCATGTCGACATGGTGGTCTCCGACATCAACATGCCGCGGATGGACGGTCTGTCGCTGCTGGCGAAGCTACAGGAGGCCGAGGAGAAGAAGTCGACCATCATCGTTTCGGCCTACGGCGACATGAGCAACATCCGCACCGCCATGAACCGCGGTGCGTTCGACTTCCTGACCAAGCCGATCGACTTCGCCGACCTCGAAGCTACGATCGAGAAGACCATCCGCCATGTGGAGATGCTGCGCGAGGTGCGGCGGCGCCAGATGGAAGCCGAGCGCGCCCATGCCTCGCTGTCGCGCTTCTTCTCGCCGGAGATCGCAAGGCGGCTGGCCGGCGACGTCGATGGCGACGGCATGGAGGTGCAGTGGCGCGATGTCGCCACCCTCTTCACCGATATCACCGGCTTCACCTCGCTGGTCGAGACCGCCCCTCCGCAGACGCTGGGCGAGCTCCTCAACGAATATGTCGGCGGCATGACCGAGATCGTGTTTGCCCATGAGGGGACGGTCGCCAAGATCATCGGCGATGCGATCCAGGTGCTCTTCAACGCCCCCGGCGACCAGCCGGACTATGCAACGCGTGCGGTCGCCTGTGCCCATGCTCTCGACGCCTGGGCAGAGGACTTCTCGGCGAGCTGGAAAGCAAGAGGTGTGAATTTCGGAGCCACCCGCATCGGTGCCCATGCCGGCCCGGCGCTGGTCGGCAATTTCGGCGGCAACCGCTTCTTCGATTACACGGCCTATGGCGACACCGTCAATACGGCCGCCCGGCTGGAGACAGCGAACAAGCATCTGGGAACGCGCATTTGCGTCAGTGCCAGCGTGGCAAAGGGGGCCGAAAATTTTCGTGGCCGTCCCGTGGGCGACCTGATGCTGCGCGGACGCAGCGAGCCGCTGCGCGCCTTCGAACCGCTGCTGCAGGCGAAATTCGAAGCGCCGGCGACGGCGCAATATGCCGAAGCCTTTGCCAAGATGGAGGCCGGCGATGCCGCCGCCATGCCGGCCTTTGCCGCGCTGGTTGGCATGCACGCCGACGATCCCTTGGCCGGGTTTCACCTCAAGCGCCTGCTCAACGGCGCCAAGGGCACCCGCATGCAACTGGAATAGGAGTCCGTCATGACGCGCGAATTCTCGGCCGGCAACTACCGTTTCATTCCATCCGTATTCCAATATTCCGCAGGTGCCGCCGCGGATGCGGGCTATGAGATCGAGCGGGTCCGGTTCGACCGCCTGGTGCCGCTCGCGGAAGGATTTGCGCTGGCTGCAAAATTCATCCAGGAGGCGGGGCGTCCGCTGACGGCTTTCTGTGCCTGCGAGCTGCGCTCGCCGGCGGCCTTCAGCGAGGAAGGTTTTCGCGCGTTCAACCTGCACTATGTGAAGACGCTGTCGGAATGGGGCATCTTCGACGGCACCACCAATCCGGTGGCGCGCAGCAATGTCTGTCCGGAGATCGATCCGCCGTCTGAGCCGTCGTTCTATGCGTTCTCCTTCACGCGTCCAACGCGGTCAGATTTGCCGAGCTTCGTCATCGCCGGCGGCGCCGAGGCGCGCGAGGGCGGCGGCACCTATGTCGAGCGCACGGTGCGCTACCGCGACCTCAGCCCGGAGGGGCTGCGCGAGAAGGTGCGCTTCACCACCACATCGCAGATGGAAAACCGGATGGCGGCCTTCGGCTTCGGCTGGAAGGATACGACCGGCGTGCAGGCCTATTCGGTGCACGACTTTCACCACGCGCTGGTGGACGAGCTGGTCCGCCGCGGCGCGCTCCGCTCCGGGCTGACCTGGCATTTCGCCCGTCCGCCGGTGGTCGATCTGGAATTCGAGATGGATTGCCGCCGCGTGCTGCGGGAGGTGGTGATCTGAGGTCCTCATGCTGAGGACCGGCCGTGAGGCCGCGTCTCGAAGGATGGCCGCGGGTTGCAGCGGGGCCTTCATGGTTCGAGAGGCGTGTCATAACGCGCTCGTCACCATGAGAAATAATCAACGCTGCCTTGGGTCCAGCGCGTCGCGCAGGCCGTCGCCGAGCAGGTTCAGCGACAGCACGACGAGGAAGATCGCAAGACCTGGCCAGATCGCCATCCAGGGCGCCTGGGTCAGGAAGCGCTGCGCGGCGTTGAGCATGCTGCCCCAGGACGGCGCCGGCGGCTGCTGGCCAAGACCGAGGAAGGAGAGGGCGGCCTCGGCGATGATGGCCGCTGCGATCGAGAGCGTCGCCTGCACCAGCAGCGCCGGCAGGATGTTCGGCAGGATGTGCGAGAACGCGATCCGCCACGGCGGATTGCCGAGCGCGCGCGCGGCCTCGACATAGTCTTCGGCCTTGACGACGAGCACCTGGCCGCGGGTCAGGCGGATGAAGATTGGCGTCGCCGAGATGCCGATCGCGATCATGGCGTTGCCGAGGCTCGGGCCGAGGAACGCGGCGAGCGCAATCGCCAGGATCAGGAACGGGCAGGCCAGCATCGCATCGGTGATGCGGCTGATCAACGCGTCGGTGAAGCCGCCGCGATAGCCGGCGAGCAGGCCGAGCGGCACGCCGATGCCGAGCGCGATCGCGACCGAGATCAGACCCGCGAGCAGGGAGGCGCGCGCGCCGTAGACGATGCGGCTCAGGATGTCGCGGCCGAGCTCGTCGGTGCCGAACCAGTGTGCCAAGGTCGGCGGTTTGCGCACCAGGCTCCAGCTCGTCCCGATGGGATCATAGGGCACGATGAGCGGGGCGAGCACGGCAAGGATGATGAACATCGTGAGCACGACGAGCCCAAACACCGCCGCCTTGCGCTTGAACAGCCGCCGACGCGCGCGGCGGGCCGGGCTATCCAGCTCGTCGGCTTTCGTGAGGGGGCGGGGCAGCGCGGCGTCGGTCATGGATCAGCCCCGAAGTCGCGGATTGACGAGGATATAGGCGATGTCGGCCACGAGATTCAGCGTGATGTAGACCGTGGCCGTCACCAGGACGACGCCTTGCACCACCGCATAATCGCGGTTGAATACGGCATCCACGATCAGCTTGCCGAACCCGGGAATGGAGAAGATCTGCTCAGTCAGGACCGCGCCGGAGAGCAGCGTGCCGAGCTCGAGCGCGCCGAGCGTAATGACGGGGGTCAGCGCATTGCGCATGGCGTGCTTGAGGATCACCGTGCGCTCCAACAGTCCTTTGGCGCGCGCGGTGCGCACGTAGTCGCTTTCCAGCACCTGAAGCATGGCGCTGCGCGTATGCCGCATGAGGATCGCGGCGATCGCATTGCCGAGCACGAAGGCTGGCATGATGGTGACGGCC from the Bradyrhizobium sp. WBAH42 genome contains:
- a CDS encoding response regulator, yielding MNVYILVVDDEPDVEALFRQQFRRDLRAGRFQMEFALSAPEALERAAEVRDPSLILILSDINMPGMSGLDMLPKVRAAHPDVPVIMITAYGDAETRRKAIERGAVGLLTKPIDFALLRQEIDTRLEQAA
- a CDS encoding ATP-binding protein, which codes for MSLSLHPDTRQAGTLPSAARGEAGSGETAGRGIRTRLFAKYVALFVAVVAIALLANGLFEVYFYYREHKASLIRVQHEQAEAAAAKIGQFVKEIESQLGWTTQLPWSSGSIEQRRFDALRLLRQVPAVTELAQVDSTGKERLRVSRLAMDALDSGIDLSSDPKFTEAVARKVYYGPVYFRRESEPYMTLALAGARKDAGVSIAEVNLKLIWDVVSQIKVGEHGHAYVVGPEGRLIAHPDISLVLRNTDMSGLAQVRGARAGGGTMPDSLQEANNIQGQTVLTASAPIPPLGWTMFVELPVEEAYASLYASLQRLAIVLLAASIFAVLAGVFLARRMVGPIQALRSGAERIGGGDFSQRISIKSGDELEGLADQFNEMGARLQESYADLERKVEQRTAELSESLQQQTATSEVLQVISISPGQLGPVFRIMLENATRICQAEFGSLYLREGDTFRAIAMHGVPAELKDEIYQKPTRPAPNTVIGRIVRTRETVHVVDTRTEPDFFETPQGYDGPILALRAGARTLVGVPMLKDGDLIGALLIYRQRPLAFSSKQIELVTNFAAQAVIAMENARLLNELRDRTDELSRSLEDLRAAQDRLIQTEKLASLGQLTAGIAHEIKNPLNFVNNFSAVSTELIDELNETLQSAALDGTTKQEVDELTGMLRANLEKVVQHGKRADSIVRNMLLHSRQGSGEHRAVDINAVVEESLNLAYHGARAERPAFNVTLQRDFDPAAGMIDIYPQEITRVFLNLISNGFYAANKRKESDGEAFEPTLRAATKNLGDRVEIRIRDNGMGIPPEVKEKMFNPFFTTKPAGEGTGLGLSMSHDIVVKQHGGTIDVNTTQGVFTEFIITLPRTMAAADTSGGKS
- a CDS encoding ABC transporter permease, which produces MTDAALPRPLTKADELDSPARRARRRLFKRKAAVFGLVVLTMFIILAVLAPLIVPYDPIGTSWSLVRKPPTLAHWFGTDELGRDILSRIVYGARASLLAGLISVAIALGIGVPLGLLAGYRGGFTDALISRITDAMLACPFLILAIALAAFLGPSLGNAMIAIGISATPIFIRLTRGQVLVVKAEDYVEAARALGNPPWRIAFSHILPNILPALLVQATLSIAAAIIAEAALSFLGLGQQPPAPSWGSMLNAAQRFLTQAPWMAIWPGLAIFLVVLSLNLLGDGLRDALDPRQR
- a CDS encoding adenylate/guanylate cyclase domain-containing protein translates to MTATILFVDDEPDLEALILQKFRRQIRDGQLALIFARDGLEALESLEQNPHVDMVVSDINMPRMDGLSLLAKLQEAEEKKSTIIVSAYGDMSNIRTAMNRGAFDFLTKPIDFADLEATIEKTIRHVEMLREVRRRQMEAERAHASLSRFFSPEIARRLAGDVDGDGMEVQWRDVATLFTDITGFTSLVETAPPQTLGELLNEYVGGMTEIVFAHEGTVAKIIGDAIQVLFNAPGDQPDYATRAVACAHALDAWAEDFSASWKARGVNFGATRIGAHAGPALVGNFGGNRFFDYTAYGDTVNTAARLETANKHLGTRICVSASVAKGAENFRGRPVGDLMLRGRSEPLRAFEPLLQAKFEAPATAQYAEAFAKMEAGDAAAMPAFAALVGMHADDPLAGFHLKRLLNGAKGTRMQLE